In Thalassospira sp. ER-Se-21-Dark, one genomic interval encodes:
- a CDS encoding response regulator transcription factor, giving the protein MSKIALVDDDRNILTSVSMALEEEGYEVLTYSDGSEALHAITKEEPDLAVLDIKMPRMDGLELLTHLRKKTEMPVIFLTSKDDEVDELTGLRMGADDYIKKPFSQRLLIERIRTLLRRAEIMRAGGVRPNGSDDVLQRGDLVLDPSRHMCSWKGQHVNLTVTEFLLIQALAKHPGHVKNRDQLIDAAYGEHIYVDDRTIDSHIKRLRKKFRETDKEFKEIETLYGVGYRYRDTATVAG; this is encoded by the coding sequence GTGAGTAAGATCGCACTTGTTGATGACGACCGTAATATCCTGACGTCGGTTTCGATGGCGTTGGAAGAAGAAGGATATGAGGTCCTGACATATTCTGATGGCTCGGAGGCACTTCATGCCATCACGAAGGAAGAGCCTGATCTTGCGGTGCTTGATATCAAGATGCCCCGTATGGACGGACTGGAACTTCTGACCCATTTGCGCAAGAAAACCGAAATGCCGGTGATCTTCCTGACGTCCAAGGATGACGAGGTTGATGAACTGACCGGCCTGCGCATGGGTGCCGATGATTACATCAAGAAACCGTTTTCCCAGCGTTTGCTGATTGAACGTATTCGCACCCTTTTGCGTCGCGCAGAAATCATGCGTGCGGGCGGTGTTCGCCCGAACGGGTCGGATGATGTTCTGCAACGCGGTGATCTGGTGCTTGATCCGTCGCGCCACATGTGCAGCTGGAAAGGTCAGCATGTTAATCTGACCGTGACCGAGTTCCTGTTGATCCAGGCACTGGCCAAACATCCGGGGCACGTGAAAAACCGTGACCAGCTGATTGATGCGGCGTACGGCGAACATATCTATGTCGATGACCGTACGATCGACAGCCACATCAAACGCCTGCGCAAGAAATTCCGCGAGACCGACAAGGAATTCAAGGAAATCGAAACCCTGTATGGCGTCGGTTACCGGTACCGCGACACGGCCACTGTGGCAGGTTGA
- a CDS encoding stimulus-sensing domain-containing protein: MSDLGTGDHDQHTGPSEPRTTRIEERHGLFSPLTWRILAVNALALFVLVAGILYLGRYKQELIHSELEAMAVQAEMYAAALSTSAVSSSDDATNRVKIEVAREMVRRLVGITGARTRLFATNGSLLADSRSIQSLGAGTIQAEQLPPPGEEDAFADIMRKLTDGILTLFEGEQPLPLYVDPPVASAADYPEVRAALAGYSRGVVRVDSEGRRVLSVSVPVARFKQVLASVMMTKSGESIENALHAVRLDILKIFVFAFGITVLLSIYLAGVITRPLNRLARAAERVRRSKNRQFAIPDLSDRRDEIGDLSTTLRDMTETLWDRMDAIERFAADVAHEIKNPLTSLRSAVETATRLKDPERQRRLMEIIAEDVQRLDRLISDISDYSRMDAELSRAESEDVDLGVLLYTLGELYNADADGPPIKVAVPENLHVPALESRLTQVFRNLISNAITFTPEGGEVRVRAWRDKNWAVITVEDDGPGIPPGKEEAIFNRFYTERPATEKFGQHSGLGLSISKRIIAAHNGELSAQNRVVRDELKGATFTIRLPLD, translated from the coding sequence ATGAGCGATCTTGGGACTGGTGATCACGACCAGCACACAGGTCCGTCCGAACCCCGGACGACACGGATAGAGGAACGCCACGGGCTGTTTTCGCCTTTGACCTGGCGGATTCTGGCCGTGAACGCGCTGGCACTTTTTGTGCTGGTGGCGGGTATTTTGTATCTGGGCCGCTACAAACAGGAACTTATTCATTCCGAACTGGAAGCCATGGCGGTGCAGGCGGAAATGTATGCCGCCGCCCTGTCGACGTCGGCCGTGAGTTCCAGTGATGATGCAACCAACCGGGTGAAAATCGAAGTGGCGCGCGAAATGGTGCGCCGTCTTGTCGGGATTACCGGCGCACGCACCCGGCTTTTCGCTACCAACGGCAGCCTTTTGGCTGATAGTCGTAGCATCCAGTCACTTGGTGCGGGCACCATTCAGGCCGAACAGCTTCCACCACCCGGCGAAGAAGATGCCTTTGCCGATATCATGCGCAAACTGACCGATGGCATCCTGACCCTGTTTGAGGGCGAACAACCCTTGCCACTTTATGTCGATCCGCCGGTTGCCAGTGCGGCCGATTACCCGGAAGTGCGCGCAGCCTTGGCGGGCTATTCGCGCGGGGTGGTTCGTGTTGATAGCGAAGGACGCCGGGTCTTGTCGGTGTCGGTGCCGGTTGCACGGTTCAAGCAGGTTCTGGCATCGGTGATGATGACCAAAAGCGGCGAATCGATTGAAAACGCCCTGCATGCGGTGCGCCTTGATATCCTGAAGATCTTTGTCTTTGCCTTTGGCATTACGGTGTTGTTGTCGATCTATCTCGCCGGGGTGATCACACGGCCGCTTAACCGGCTGGCACGTGCGGCCGAGCGGGTCCGGCGCAGCAAAAACCGCCAGTTCGCCATTCCCGATCTGTCGGATCGTCGCGATGAAATCGGCGATTTGTCGACCACGCTTCGCGATATGACGGAAACGCTGTGGGACCGTATGGACGCGATTGAACGGTTTGCCGCCGATGTCGCGCATGAGATCAAAAACCCGCTGACATCATTGCGGTCCGCGGTGGAAACCGCCACGCGCCTTAAGGATCCGGAACGCCAGCGCCGCCTGATGGAAATCATCGCCGAGGATGTCCAGCGTCTTGATCGCCTGATCAGTGACATTTCCGATTATTCGCGCATGGATGCCGAACTGTCGCGCGCCGAAAGCGAGGATGTTGATCTCGGTGTGCTGCTTTATACGCTGGGCGAGCTTTACAATGCCGATGCAGATGGCCCGCCGATCAAGGTTGCGGTGCCGGAAAATCTGCATGTTCCGGCCCTTGAAAGCCGTCTGACACAGGTGTTCAGAAACCTGATTTCGAACGCGATTACCTTTACCCCCGAGGGCGGCGAGGTGCGTGTGCGGGCATGGCGGGATAAAAACTGGGCGGTGATCACGGTCGAGGATGATGGCCCGGGCATCCCCCCCGGCAAGGAAGAGGCGATCTTTAACCGGTTCTATACCGAACGCCCAGCGACTGAGAAATTCGGGCAGCATTCGGGCTTGGGGCTTTCGATTTCCAAGCGAATCATTGCCGCCCATAACGGCGAGCTTAGTGCACAGAATCGCGTGGTCCGTGACGAGCTCAAGGGCGCTACCTTTACCATTCGCCTGCCGCTCGACTAG
- a CDS encoding HPr kinase/phosphatase C-terminal domain-containing protein: MSQLHANCVRIGAHAVLLRGPSGSGKSGLSLRLIDAGGFLVSDDRTELVARDGRLIASAPDQIAGLCEVRGIGVVRGLPQKTEGDVRVLIDLVTDPSTVERMPEPEFEEICGIAIPRWTLCASDLAIEAKIGVALALATGGMTLEP; encoded by the coding sequence ATGTCCCAGCTTCACGCAAATTGTGTCCGGATCGGCGCCCATGCGGTGCTGTTGCGCGGACCATCCGGATCTGGAAAATCCGGGCTTTCGCTGCGTCTGATCGACGCGGGCGGCTTTCTTGTTTCCGATGATCGAACCGAACTTGTGGCGCGCGATGGTCGCCTGATCGCCAGCGCACCCGATCAGATTGCCGGATTGTGTGAAGTCCGCGGCATCGGGGTTGTGCGCGGTTTGCCGCAAAAAACCGAGGGCGATGTGCGGGTTCTGATTGATCTCGTCACCGATCCAAGCACGGTTGAACGCATGCCCGAACCCGAATTCGAAGAGATTTGTGGCATTGCGATCCCGCGTTGGACATTATGTGCATCCGATCTGGCCATCGAGGCAAAGATTGGAGTAGCTTTGGCGCTCGCGACGGGTGGAATGACACTTGAACCGTAA
- the rapZ gene encoding RNase adapter RapZ, with the protein MQKTSANSSDSQNKALGAFDGKSGLVLVTGVSGAGRTTTLKILEDFGFDAVDNLPLRMLSALVPGDCRPEQPIAIGLDIRTRDFGVDQFVEIVGRLRKQTGMDPLMIYVDADTTVLQRRFTETRRPHPLSHDRPLVDAIEHEKRLMAPIAATADMRIDTSRLKSAELRKILQDQFDIGENEGLAIFVRSFSFRQGVPAEADLVFDVRFLRNPHYDPELRLMTGMNAAVGHYIEEDPDFAGFIDRLKAMLEPILPRYAQEGKSYLTIAVGCTGGQHRSVYIARLLNDWIADLGYDTHLSHRDKPDEPTTGE; encoded by the coding sequence TTGCAGAAAACTTCGGCGAATTCTTCGGACAGCCAGAATAAGGCCCTGGGGGCGTTTGATGGCAAAAGCGGACTGGTTCTTGTGACCGGGGTATCCGGCGCCGGGCGCACGACGACCCTTAAGATTCTTGAAGATTTCGGCTTTGACGCGGTCGATAACCTGCCGCTGCGCATGTTGTCTGCCCTGGTACCGGGGGATTGTCGCCCGGAACAGCCGATTGCCATCGGCCTTGATATCCGGACCCGTGATTTCGGTGTTGATCAGTTTGTCGAGATTGTCGGTCGCCTTCGCAAACAGACGGGCATGGATCCGTTGATGATCTATGTCGATGCCGACACGACGGTCCTGCAGCGTCGATTTACCGAAACCAGACGTCCGCATCCGCTAAGCCATGATCGGCCCTTGGTCGACGCGATTGAGCATGAAAAACGCCTGATGGCGCCGATTGCCGCCACGGCGGATATGCGCATTGATACATCGCGCCTGAAATCGGCCGAGCTTCGCAAGATCCTGCAAGACCAGTTCGACATCGGCGAAAATGAAGGCCTTGCGATCTTTGTGCGCAGCTTTTCGTTCCGTCAGGGTGTTCCGGCAGAAGCCGATCTTGTTTTTGACGTTCGCTTTCTGCGCAACCCGCATTATGATCCCGAGCTTCGCCTGATGACCGGGATGAATGCGGCTGTTGGGCACTATATAGAAGAAGACCCGGACTTCGCCGGGTTTATCGACCGCCTGAAGGCAATGCTGGAGCCGATTTTGCCGCGTTATGCGCAGGAAGGTAAAAGCTATCTGACCATTGCGGTCGGGTGCACGGGGGGGCAACATCGTTCGGTTTATATCGCGCGGTTACTCAATGACTGGATTGCCGATCTGGGATATGACACACATCTCAGTCATCGGGACAAACCGGACGAGCCGACCACGGGGGAGTGA
- a CDS encoding PTS sugar transporter subunit IIA, whose protein sequence is MIGMVLVTHGDLAKEFVSALQHVVGEQENVEAVCIGPDDDMEQRRADILASVEKVDSGKGVVLLTDMFGGTPSNLAISIMEQANVEVIAGVNLPLLIKLASVRIDGTLAETVNAAQDAGRKYINVASRLLSGEE, encoded by the coding sequence ATGATCGGGATGGTGCTGGTCACCCACGGCGATCTCGCGAAAGAGTTCGTATCTGCCTTGCAGCATGTTGTTGGCGAACAGGAAAATGTCGAAGCGGTCTGTATCGGACCGGATGACGACATGGAACAACGCCGCGCAGATATTCTTGCCAGTGTCGAAAAGGTCGACAGCGGCAAAGGTGTTGTCCTTCTGACCGACATGTTTGGCGGAACCCCGTCCAATCTGGCGATTTCCATTATGGAACAGGCAAATGTCGAAGTCATCGCAGGGGTTAATTTACCTTTGCTGATTAAACTCGCATCTGTTCGCATCGACGGCACCTTGGCCGAGACGGTCAATGCGGCCCAGGATGCGGGGCGTAAATACATCAACGTTGCGTCGCGTTTGCTGAGCGGCGAGGAATAA
- a CDS encoding HPr family phosphocarrier protein, translated as MAQKEKRTLTISNQRGLHARAAAKFVKLAGEFQSSIMVRNRGTEVSGVSIMGLMMLAASIGTEIEVEATGPDAKQAIDALNELVDAKFDEE; from the coding sequence ATGGCGCAGAAGGAAAAACGCACTTTAACAATCAGCAACCAGCGCGGATTGCACGCGCGGGCGGCTGCAAAATTTGTTAAACTGGCAGGTGAATTTCAATCGAGCATCATGGTGCGCAACCGTGGCACCGAAGTGTCGGGTGTGTCGATCATGGGTTTGATGATGCTGGCCGCATCGATCGGCACCGAGATCGAGGTCGAGGCCACCGGCCCGGACGCCAAACAGGCGATTGATGCGCTTAACGAACTGGTCGATGCCAAGTTCGACGAAGAATAA
- the ptsP gene encoding phosphoenolpyruvate--protein phosphotransferase produces the protein MQVPPKDQTVSDENNSGVRRVITGLGASGGIVIGRAFVLDRQIVHVSRKPISQDAVQAECKRLHDGVAESIDQLKRLKSQSSSAESAASEELGFLMDAYIHMLTQSRLVRGAEELIVSRKLNAVHAVSEVINAIAEQFSGMEDSYLAARATDIREVGLRLMRCLIGETDRAMDNAPQGSILIAEDVSPADMARFEPGQLTAFVTALGGAEGHTAIMARSLGIPAVLGAADIVRGVAGGDQIIIDGGRGEVILSPSDADIEHYTQRRADWLAAREKLASLRDVPSSTRDGIDIDLHANIELPIELAAALENGATGIGLLRSEFMFMNKEYLPDEDEQYEELADIVKRMDGKPVTIRTLDIGGEKLAVALQNEIVSGPNPALGLRGIRLSLRKPELLEAQFAAILRASLHGSVRVLLPMVVNVHEMTRARQIYEAVAKRLRKDGHPIPETLPPLGAMIEIPAAALAADTLARDSDFFAIGTNDLTQYTLAIDRTDDQVAGMFDPLHPAVLRLIRDVIKVARERDIPVSVCGEMAGDPRYVPLFIGFGLRNLSMSPVNLLLVKQRLRRLDSRNSEHQANRVMEQWDSARIAMMLDDFNDLA, from the coding sequence TTGCAAGTTCCTCCAAAAGACCAAACCGTTTCAGATGAAAATAACTCGGGCGTTCGACGGGTCATAACCGGATTGGGCGCGTCGGGCGGGATTGTGATCGGTCGCGCCTTTGTTCTGGATCGCCAGATCGTCCATGTCAGCCGCAAGCCGATTTCCCAAGATGCCGTGCAGGCCGAATGCAAACGCCTTCATGATGGCGTTGCCGAAAGCATTGATCAGCTCAAACGCCTGAAATCCCAATCATCAAGTGCCGAAAGTGCCGCATCCGAGGAACTTGGCTTCCTGATGGATGCCTATATCCACATGCTGACCCAGTCGCGTCTGGTGCGCGGGGCCGAAGAACTGATCGTCTCGCGCAAGCTTAATGCCGTGCATGCGGTCAGCGAAGTGATCAATGCGATTGCCGAACAGTTTTCGGGCATGGAAGACAGCTATCTCGCGGCACGCGCCACGGACATTCGCGAGGTGGGCCTGCGCCTGATGCGCTGCCTGATCGGTGAGACCGACCGCGCAATGGACAATGCCCCACAGGGGTCCATCCTGATTGCCGAGGATGTCAGTCCGGCCGATATGGCGCGCTTTGAACCGGGCCAGCTCACCGCCTTTGTCACCGCCCTTGGTGGGGCAGAGGGGCATACCGCCATCATGGCGAGATCTCTTGGTATTCCGGCCGTTTTGGGGGCTGCTGATATCGTTCGCGGCGTTGCTGGCGGCGATCAGATCATTATCGATGGCGGGCGCGGTGAAGTGATCCTGTCGCCAAGCGATGCCGACATCGAACATTATACCCAACGCCGTGCTGACTGGCTGGCGGCGCGTGAAAAGCTGGCATCGCTTCGCGATGTACCGTCATCAACGCGTGACGGCATTGATATTGACCTGCATGCCAATATCGAACTGCCAATCGAACTTGCCGCGGCCCTGGAAAACGGGGCGACCGGTATCGGTCTTTTGCGCAGCGAGTTCATGTTCATGAACAAGGAATATCTGCCCGACGAGGACGAGCAATACGAAGAACTTGCCGATATCGTCAAACGCATGGATGGCAAACCGGTGACCATCCGAACCCTTGATATCGGTGGTGAAAAACTGGCCGTCGCCCTTCAAAATGAAATCGTGTCTGGCCCGAACCCGGCCCTTGGATTGCGTGGCATACGGTTATCATTGCGCAAGCCGGAACTGCTTGAAGCACAGTTTGCCGCCATCCTGCGCGCCTCCCTGCATGGATCTGTTCGGGTGTTGCTTCCGATGGTGGTCAACGTGCATGAAATGACGCGTGCGCGTCAGATCTATGAGGCGGTGGCAAAGCGCCTGCGCAAGGACGGCCATCCGATCCCCGAAACCCTGCCGCCGCTTGGTGCGATGATCGAAATTCCCGCCGCGGCGCTGGCGGCGGATACCTTGGCGCGCGACAGTGATTTCTTTGCCATCGGCACCAACGATCTGACGCAATATACCCTGGCGATTGACCGCACCGATGATCAGGTGGCGGGCATGTTTGATCCGCTGCATCCGGCTGTATTGCGCCTGATCCGCGATGTGATCAAGGTGGCCCGCGAACGTGATATACCCGTCAGTGTCTGTGGCGAGATGGCCGGTGATCCGCGTTATGTGCCGCTGTTCATCGGATTTGGCTTGCGTAACCTTTCGATGTCGCCGGTAAATCTGTTGCTGGTCAAACAGCGCCTGCGCCGCCTTGATAGTCGCAATTCCGAACATCAGGCCAACCGCGTCATGGAACAATGGGATTCTGCCCGAATTGCCATGATGCTTGATGACTTCAACGATCTCGCCTGA
- the ahcY gene encoding adenosylhomocysteinase: MSNFTDYKVADISLAGWGRKEIAIAETEMPGLMALRDEYGAAKPLAGARIVGCLHMTIQTAVLIETLTALGAEVRWSSCNIFSTQDQAAAAIAAAEIPVFAWKGETEEEFWWCIEQTISGPNGWKPNLILDDGGDVTQLIHDKYPELLEDIKGLSEETTTGVHRLYEMAKKGTLKVPAINVNDSVTKSKFDNLYGCRESLVDGIKRATDVMVAGKIAVVAGFGDVGKGSAASMRSQGARVLVTEIDPICALQAAMEGYEVTTMEDAAPVGDIFVTTTGNIDIITLDHMRAMKDRAIVCNIGHFDSEIQIGSLRNYKWDNVKPQVDEVEFPDGKRLIVLAEGRLVNLGCATGHPSFVMSASFTNQVLAQIELWKNHANYENKVYVLPKHLDEKVAALHLDRLGVKLTKLSNEQAEYIGVPQAGPFKPDHYRY; the protein is encoded by the coding sequence ATGTCGAACTTTACCGATTACAAGGTCGCTGATATCTCGCTGGCCGGTTGGGGCCGCAAGGAAATCGCGATTGCCGAAACCGAAATGCCGGGCCTGATGGCGCTGCGCGATGAATATGGCGCGGCCAAGCCGCTCGCTGGCGCGCGCATCGTCGGCTGCCTGCACATGACCATTCAGACCGCAGTTCTGATTGAGACGCTTACGGCACTCGGCGCAGAAGTTCGCTGGTCTTCGTGCAACATCTTCTCCACCCAGGATCAGGCTGCTGCGGCGATCGCGGCTGCTGAAATCCCGGTATTTGCCTGGAAAGGCGAGACCGAGGAAGAATTCTGGTGGTGCATCGAGCAGACCATTTCCGGTCCGAACGGCTGGAAGCCGAACCTGATCCTTGATGATGGCGGCGACGTTACCCAGCTGATCCACGACAAGTATCCGGAACTTCTTGAAGACATCAAAGGTCTGTCGGAAGAAACCACCACCGGTGTGCATCGCCTCTATGAAATGGCGAAAAAAGGCACCCTTAAGGTTCCGGCGATCAACGTCAATGACTCGGTCACCAAGTCGAAATTCGACAACCTGTATGGCTGCCGCGAGAGCCTTGTTGATGGCATCAAGCGCGCAACTGACGTCATGGTTGCCGGCAAGATCGCGGTTGTTGCGGGTTTCGGTGACGTGGGTAAAGGTTCGGCCGCGTCCATGCGCAGCCAGGGCGCACGCGTTCTGGTAACCGAAATCGATCCGATCTGCGCCTTGCAGGCCGCGATGGAAGGTTACGAAGTCACCACCATGGAAGACGCAGCCCCGGTTGGCGACATCTTTGTCACCACCACCGGTAACATCGACATCATCACGCTTGACCACATGCGTGCGATGAAAGACCGCGCAATCGTTTGCAACATCGGTCACTTCGATTCCGAAATCCAGATCGGTTCGCTGCGTAACTACAAGTGGGACAACGTCAAGCCGCAGGTAGACGAAGTCGAATTCCCGGATGGCAAACGTCTGATCGTTCTGGCCGAAGGTCGTCTGGTCAACCTTGGTTGCGCAACCGGTCACCCGAGCTTCGTGATGTCGGCATCCTTCACCAACCAGGTGCTGGCCCAGATCGAGCTGTGGAAAAACCACGCCAACTACGAAAACAAGGTCTACGTCCTGCCGAAACACCTCGATGAGAAAGTTGCAGCCCTGCACCTTGATCGTCTTGGCGTGAAACTGACCAAGCTGTCGAACGAACAGGCCGAATATATCGGCGTTCCGCAGGCTGGCCCGTTCAAGCCGGATCATTATCGCTATTAA
- a CDS encoding 5-carboxymethyl-2-hydroxymuconate isomerase: protein MPQLEIEYSAQLPIKDELSKLAVDLHYVIAREADAELSSFKTRITPLENVVIGDGDPKNAMVHLDIRLLSGRINAVKFATGEAALAALIDRLEWLVGDYQVQFTVEVHDLDRENYFKHVTDGPRAA from the coding sequence ATGCCCCAGCTTGAAATCGAATATTCTGCCCAACTGCCAATCAAGGACGAATTGTCCAAGCTGGCGGTTGATTTGCATTACGTCATCGCCCGCGAGGCCGATGCGGAACTGAGTTCTTTCAAGACCCGGATTACGCCGCTGGAAAATGTCGTGATCGGCGATGGCGATCCGAAAAACGCCATGGTCCATCTTGATATCCGGCTTCTGTCAGGCCGGATCAATGCGGTGAAATTCGCCACTGGCGAGGCCGCCCTTGCCGCACTCATTGACCGGCTGGAATGGCTGGTTGGCGATTATCAGGTGCAGTTTACCGTCGAAGTTCATGACCTTGATCGGGAAAACTATTTCAAGCATGTCACCGACGGCCCACGCGCTGCCTGA
- a CDS encoding DUF294 nucleotidyltransferase-like domain-containing protein, which yields MLPQTIATNQHYSATRLAEMRDALGKSLSGDTFCVVVTGSYGRHEASDQSDLDYFIIGREAERSQAPHQQVADILGKMVTKKPAVNGPFSSYITAEELVNRIGLDGDTNSITTRRLLFLLECEWLYNEAGKRKFFDDLIANYVTSSVTRDSIARFLVNDVIRYYRTISVDFEIKTREGDASKAWAPRRLKLVFSRKMLYFGGIIAAAETAGRDYAGKREKLSELLQLPPITRLQTVFGEKSLPALELYDRFLRELSDPEVRARLDGVGPHDRNDTELRSLLDAGKGFSRELIKLLNDRYGPDHPIHEALLM from the coding sequence TTGTTACCGCAAACCATCGCAACCAATCAGCACTACTCAGCCACCCGTCTGGCCGAGATGCGCGATGCATTGGGTAAAAGCCTGTCGGGCGATACATTTTGCGTGGTGGTGACCGGGTCCTATGGGCGGCATGAAGCATCCGATCAATCCGATCTGGATTACTTCATCATTGGCCGCGAAGCCGAACGCAGTCAGGCGCCGCACCAGCAGGTCGCCGATATTCTTGGCAAGATGGTCACCAAGAAACCGGCGGTAAACGGCCCTTTTTCGTCCTATATCACCGCCGAGGAACTGGTCAATCGTATCGGGCTTGATGGCGATACCAACTCGATCACCACGCGTCGGCTGTTGTTCTTGCTGGAATGTGAGTGGCTGTATAACGAGGCGGGCAAACGCAAATTCTTTGACGATCTGATCGCCAATTACGTCACCAGTTCGGTTACACGTGATTCCATCGCGCGGTTTCTGGTCAATGACGTGATCCGCTATTACCGCACCATCAGCGTCGATTTTGAAATCAAGACCCGCGAAGGCGATGCCAGCAAGGCCTGGGCACCCCGGCGGCTGAAACTGGTTTTCTCGCGCAAGATGCTTTATTTCGGCGGCATTATCGCAGCGGCCGAAACCGCAGGCCGGGATTATGCCGGCAAACGTGAAAAACTGTCCGAGCTTTTACAGCTGCCACCGATCACGCGCTTGCAAACCGTGTTTGGCGAGAAAAGCCTTCCGGCACTGGAACTTTATGACCGTTTCCTGCGCGAACTTTCCGATCCGGAAGTCCGCGCGCGCCTCGATGGCGTTGGGCCGCATGATCGCAATGATACGGAATTGCGATCCCTGCTTGATGCCGGCAAAGGCTTTTCACGTGAGCTGATCAAACTGCTTAATGATCGTTACGGCCCGGATCATCCGATCCATGAAGCGCTTCTGATGTAA
- a CDS encoding DHCW motif cupin fold protein: protein MDISDLPFGTTDWSAIEPTEHSGETGMATWRTRHFGPIRVRMVQYSAGYLADHWCSKGHILLCLEGELVTELEDGRTYVLKPGMSYQVADNAEAHRSSTETGATLFVVD from the coding sequence ATGGATATTTCCGATCTGCCGTTCGGTACAACCGACTGGTCTGCGATTGAACCGACCGAACATAGCGGTGAAACCGGCATGGCGACCTGGCGAACCCGCCACTTTGGCCCGATCCGTGTGCGGATGGTGCAATATTCCGCCGGTTATCTGGCAGATCACTGGTGTTCCAAGGGGCACATTCTGTTGTGTCTTGAAGGCGAACTGGTGACCGAGCTTGAGGATGGCCGGACATATGTCCTGAAACCGGGCATGAGCTATCAGGTGGCAGACAACGCAGAGGCCCATCGTTCCTCAACCGAAACCGGCGCGACCCTTTTCGTCGTTGATTAA
- a CDS encoding HD domain-containing protein → MSPKPQLDLFAQRAEPKQAAPQKDSAVLKAAAKPVPEIGDLFDTNFNADDIAEWELLFRDVPQYNYHFKRAQIASAFDRPLHKKLIASPAFERLREISFLGAIDYLFHPNGRPANIRHSRYDHTIGVALLSQRYCRLMGLSDADCDLLGAAALLHDIGHGPFSHTLEPEFARRFNRNHHQLTNQIITGEVDLDLSVNHLLVKHGVDPDEVIALLSKKSDHPHAALFSGPVNIDTLEGISRTKTYVHPNHVHCHPRLLLEAAVKLDADSLKRLDKFWQLKEDIYRNFIFGPMCFATDHLCREFVVKNAPDFAADDFLLTEKAFLNSHPPFKKFLHSLKNRIELDGVADVVDHQLSASASSFDLHEAKVPRREFHINKDVEVRCFADLSKRYYEEKHSFLRRVGSLTDPAQQAAAASLFD, encoded by the coding sequence ATGAGCCCAAAACCGCAGCTAGACCTTTTTGCCCAGCGCGCAGAGCCCAAGCAGGCCGCGCCACAAAAGGACTCTGCCGTGCTCAAGGCGGCGGCAAAACCGGTACCCGAAATTGGCGATCTGTTTGATACCAATTTCAATGCCGATGACATCGCCGAATGGGAACTGCTGTTTCGCGATGTGCCGCAATATAACTACCATTTCAAACGCGCCCAGATCGCCTCGGCCTTTGACCGGCCCTTGCACAAGAAACTGATCGCCTCGCCCGCCTTTGAACGGTTGCGCGAAATCTCGTTCCTTGGTGCCATCGATTATCTGTTCCACCCGAATGGACGCCCGGCCAATATCCGTCATTCACGCTATGACCACACGATTGGCGTCGCATTGCTGTCGCAACGCTATTGCCGTTTGATGGGGCTGTCTGACGCCGATTGCGACCTTTTGGGTGCCGCCGCCCTTTTGCATGATATCGGCCACGGCCCGTTTTCCCATACGCTGGAACCGGAATTCGCAAGGCGATTTAACCGCAACCATCATCAATTGACCAACCAGATCATCACCGGCGAGGTCGATCTTGATCTGTCGGTCAATCATTTGCTGGTCAAGCATGGGGTGGATCCGGATGAAGTGATCGCGCTTCTGTCGAAGAAGTCCGATCACCCGCATGCCGCCCTGTTTTCCGGCCCGGTCAATATCGACACGCTTGAGGGCATCAGCCGCACCAAAACCTATGTCCATCCCAACCATGTGCATTGCCACCCGCGCCTGTTGCTTGAGGCGGCGGTGAAACTCGATGCAGATTCGCTGAAACGTCTCGATAAATTCTGGCAGTTGAAAGAAGACATCTATCGCAATTTCATCTTTGGTCCGATGTGCTTTGCCACCGACCATCTGTGCCGCGAATTTGTCGTCAAAAATGCGCCGGACTTTGCCGCCGATGACTTCCTGCTGACCGAAAAGGCGTTCCTGAATAGCCATCCGCCGTTCAAGAAATTCCTGCATAGTCTCAAAAACCGGATCGAGCTTGATGGCGTTGCCGACGTTGTCGACCATCAACTCAGCGCATCGGCCAGCAGCTTTGACCTGCACGAGGCCAAGGTGCCGCGGCGTGAATTTCACATCAACAAGGATGTCGAAGTCCGCTGCTTTGCCGATCTGTCAAAACGCTACTACGAGGAAAAGCATTCCTTCCTGCGGCGCGTCGGCAGCCTGACCGATCCGGCCCAGCAAGCCGCCGCCGCCAGCCTGTTTGATTAA